The DNA region TCTTTTATAAGCCTCTACATGAACGGCCGTCATCCTCAGCTTGACTGGGGATCTTAATGCTACAGCTTTAAGATTCCCGCCTGCGCGGGAATGACGACGGCCTTAAAACGTCCTTCATATTGATTTTTTGCTAAAAATTACAACTCGGGATGGCAAACTGCTTTTGAGCGATTCCAACTATATTAATCTTTCAGCTGCCGATCTACCCTTTTAAGCAGATCATAAATATCAAATGGTTTCGAAATAAAATCCTGGGCCTTGCATCCGTTTTTTACGTCGCTTAGTGCGGCATGTGCGCTCATCATCAGTACCGGCACATTTTCTGTCCGGGCCGACGATTTAAGTAAATCGCATACATCCATTCCACTGCCATCCGGCAACATTACGTCCAAAAGAAACAAATCGGGAATAACATTCCTGGCGTTAACCATAAAGTCGGCGATGTTTGAAAAGCCCGCCACTTCGTAATTCTCTTCACTAAGTAAAAATTCAATGATTTCTCTGATCCCTTGATCATCCTCTAACACACAAACCCTTTTTCCCATTTCAATGCTATTTACTTTTCTAATTTTATTTTAATGTTATTCTATTAACTATTAAGCTTTTAAATTGTTTTAAGATAATGATTCGACTTGCAATTATAGCTTTAAGGAATATTGCAGCGCTTTTGATAGTGGTAAACCGATTGGGAGATAGGCAAAATCTTTATGACAAGACCCGAAGCTTGGTTGAGATTAGTAAATTGCAAAAAATAATGTGTGGGTAAATGAAAGAGATCAGAGATATTTTGATTCGCTACGAAGCGGCATCCAAAGCGGGAAAAAAATCGGCCTTGGCTACAGTTGTAAAGGTAGAAGGTTCTTCGTACCGAAGAGCGGGTGCGCGAATGCTGGTTACCGAAGATGGTCAGTTAACAGGAGCAATTAGCGGCGGCTGCCTGGAAGGCGATGCATTGCGAAAGGCGTTAACGGCAATTTTGCAACAAGAGAATAAGCTCATCACTTATGATACCACTGATGAGGATGATGCAAAATTTGGCATCCAATTGGGATGTAACGGCATTGTACACATTTTGTTCGAACCGGTTAGCCCCGAGATGGAGTTAAATCCGATTAAGCTCCTTGAATTGCTGCAACAAAAGCGAGAAAATGCGGTGCTCGTTACACTCTTCTCTCACTCGAACAAGAACCAATTGGGAACCACACTGCTTTATCGGAAAGATGAAACCTATGCCAAATCCGCATCTGGTTTCGATAAACTGATACAGGGCGATATTGTAGCTGCGTTTGAAAACGAAATGTCTGCTTTTAAGCCTTACGAAAACGAAACCGAGGCTTTTATCGAGTTTATTCCACCTCCCCTCTCGCTAATTGTTGCCGGTGCTGGCAACGATGCCCAGCCATTGGTTAATATTGCCTCTATTTTGGGTTGGGAGATTACCGTTGTTGATGGCCGGCCGACCCATGCCAACAGTTTACGTTTCCCTAACGCACACCGAATAATTATGCAGAAGGCCGAAAACGTGTTGCCGCATTTATCAATCGACAATAGAACCGCATGCGTGTTGATGACGCATAACTACAATTACGATTCGACGCTCTTAAACGACCTGCTAAAAACAAATATCCGCTATATAGGCGCCCTGGGACCGAAAAAGAAGTTAAATAAAATGCTCGACGAATTAAACAAAGGCACTAGCGAAGCCTTTAAAAATTTGTACGGACCTGTTGGGCTGGATATTGGCGCAGAAACTGCTGAGGAAATCGCCGTTTCTATTGCTGCAGAAATTAAAATGGTTTTTACCGGGGGCACGGCACAATCGCTCAGGAAAAAAAAACAACCGATACATTTACATGTTGTAGAGTAAGATGGTACAAACCGGAATTGTTATTTTGGCAGCGGGCAGCTCCTCTCGTTTAGGAAAACCCAAGCAGCTTTTAGCTATTGATGGCAAAACACTTTTGCAAAGGGTTTGCGATGCTGCAACAGCCGCTCAACTGGCGCCAATTGTTGTGGTGCTTGGCGCTAATGCCGATAAAATATTACCGCAGGATAATGATAGCCAAATTAACTTTGTTGTTAACAGCAATTGGGCACAAGGCATGTCATCGAGCATAACGGCGGGTTTAAAAAGGATAGCGGCGCACGAAAGCCAAGTAAAAAGCGTAATAATATCGGTTTGCGATCAACCCTATATCAGTTCGGAGCTATTTACATCGTTAATTAATAAACACAACGAAACAAAAAAGGGCATTATAGCCAGCCAATATGGAGGTACTATTGGTACGCCAGTGTTGTTTGCCCGTAAGTATTTTGAAGATTTGATGCTGTTAACAGGTGAGAATGGTGCCAAGGGGCTGATAACCATGCAGGCTACCGATTTGGCAACAATAAGTTTTGAGCAGGGAAATATTGATATTGATACCGAAAGCGATTATCAATCGCTATTAAATAAACAACATGATTAAAGATTCTTTTGGTCGAGTACATGATTATTTGCGAATATCGCTAACCGATAACTGCAATTTTCGCTGTTTTTATTGCATGCCCGAGGAGGAGTACGACTTTACGCCCGCTTCGAGATTGATGCAGACCGACGAAATTATAAAAATTGCGACCCTGTTTGTGGCCCAGGGGGTAAAAAAAATCAGGCTAACGGGTGGCGAGCCCCTGGTGAGAAAAGACGCTGCCGCCATTATTACTGCCCTCGGAAAACTCCCCGTAGAATTGGTGATCACCACTAATGGAACACGAATTGCAGAAATGCTCCCTACTTTGATTGAGGCAAATATAAAAACCGTAAACATTAGCCTCGATACCCTGCAGCCCGAAAAGTTTATGTTAATTACCCGCCGCGATGTATTTCATCAGGTGAGAAGCAACATCGAATTACTGCTTCAGCACAAAATTGCGGTTAAGATAAACATGGTGGTTATGAAAGGCTTAAACGACAACGAAATTGTCGATTTTATAGCATGGACGAAGCACAACCCGATACAGGTAAGGTTTATCGAATTTATGCCCTTTACCGGCAACAAGTGGACAAGCAATAAAATGTTTTCGCTGGATGAAATTTTAGCTGTTGTAGCACGCGAATATACCCTGCTGCCTGTAGCGGCCGAGCCGAACGATACGGCGAAGCACTTTATGATTCCGGGGCATGAAGGTTCGTTTGCCGTAATTAGCACCATGACCGCTCCTTTTTGCAGTACTTGCAACAGAATGCGCTTAACTGCCGATGGAAAACTGAAGAATTGTCTTTTCTCGCAAGGTGAAACCGATTTATTAACGCCTTTAAGAAATAATCAGGAAATTTTACCGCTGATAGAAGCTTCTATCTGGAGCAAGGCCAAAGAACTTGGCGGACAACTCGGCAGTCACTTTGAGAAATTAGATGCCGAGTTGATAACTAACAGAAGTATGATCACCATTGGAGGCTAATTTAGACAATGATTACCGTAAATGAAGCAAAGCAACTTGTTGAAAATAACGTTTTACCATTACCTTTAAAAAGAGTACCTATTGCCGAGGCTGCCGGGCGCACTTTGGCGAGTAATGTGTACGCCATTTGCCATATTCCCGCATTTGCGCAGTCATCAATGGATGGCTATGCCTTAAAATTTAGCGATAAGGATCAGCCCCTTGACGTGAACGGAGAAATGGCGGCGGGTACAGCTGTAAAAATCAAGATTAACAGCGGTGAAACGGCCCGGATTTTTACCGGAGCGCCTTTGCCCGATGGCGCCGATACGGTGGTGATGCAAGAAAAGGTTACCATCATCGGCAACAAAATAAAAATCGAAGACGAAAAACTAACTCAGGGCTCAAACGTGAGAAACATGGGCGCCGAAATTAAAGCGGGCGAACTTGCAATGGAGGCCGGGAGTTTTCTTTCGCCCGCAGCGATAGGCTTTTTAGCCGGAATAGGCATTGCCGAAGTCGATGTTTTCCCAGCACCCAAACTTGCCATTATTGTAACCGGAAAGGAATTGCAAACACCCGGGAAGGATTTGGCTTTCGGCCAGGTGTACGAATCCAATTCCTTTTCGTTAACAGCGGCATTAAAGAACGAAGGCATTAATGAGATTGAGGTTTTCTCGGCAGATGATGATTTACAAGCACTGCAAAACGTGCTCGAAAAGGCGTTGGCCGCAAATGATGTGGTTCTCCTTACCGGTGGCGTTAGCGTTGGCGACTACGATTTTGTTTTAGAGGCTTCAGCATTGTGTAATGTGAAACAGATCTTTCATAAGGTAAAGCAAAAGCCCGGGAAACCGCTGTTCTTCGGCACAAAAGACGGCAAAGTGGTTTTTGGCTTACCCGGCAACCCTTCGTCCGTATTAAACTGTTATTATAATTACGTTGTGCCCGCATTAAAGTTATTGAGCCAGCAAGAAAGCAAGATAACAGAAATTGAAGCTACGCTTGCCGCCGATTATGAAAAGCCTGCCGGGTTAACACATTTTTTAAAAGCAACCTATACCCGGGGGCTAGCAACACCGCTAACGGCTCAGGAATCTTTCCGGTTAAGTTCGTTTGCACAGGCCAATTGTCTGATCATTCTTGAACAAGATCGAAGCCATTTTAAAAAAGGAGAATCGATTAAAGTTGTTCTTATTAATTAGAATTTGCTTGCGTTTTTCTGCGAGCGCCCTATTTAAAGGCCAGTTGTTACGTTGAAACCGGCTTGCCATTTTTGTATAATTTATTTTAGAGCTACATTTACAACATGCAGATACAATTGGTCACTTTCGGCAAAATCACCGAAATTATTCCCACCCAGCAATTCAAAGTCGGTACAATTTCGGATACCGATGGTTTGAGGGCGCTGCTTCAAGAAACATTCCCAGCATTGGGCCAAATGAAGTATGCTTTGGCTGTAAACAAAAAGCTGGTTCAGGCGAATATTGAATTTGCAGAAGATGCAGTTATTGCAATTATGCCACCCTTTTCTGGCGGATAAGCTAAACAAATGGAAACTGAACGCTACAGCAGGCAAATTATTTTAAAAGGTTTTGGGCTTTCGGCACAACAGAAGCTTTCGCAGGCAACAGTGCTCGTTATCGGGGCTGGTGGCTTAGGTTGTCCTGCCCTCCAATACCTTGCAGCAGCGGGCGTAGGGCATATCGGCATTATCGACGATGATACCGTATCGTTAAGTAACCTGCACCGCCAAATCTTATTCAGCACGGCTGATATTGATACTTTTAAGGCAGAAACTGCCAAACGGAAGTTGCAAGCACTAAACCCTGACATTAGCGTTGTAAGTTATACACAGCGCTTAAATCAAAATAACATCCTCGAGCTACTGGGCCGCTATGATTATATCGTAGATGCAACCGATAACTTTGAAAGCAGGTACCTCATTAATGATGCTTGCGCATTGCTGCAAAAGCCCTTGATATTTGCAGCAGTTTCGGGTTACGAAGGGCAGTTGGCGGTATTTAATGTGTTGCACGATGGACAAACGACCAACTACCGCGACTTGTTTCCCATCCCGCCGGCTCAGGGTGAAATACCCAATTGTGCCGAAAATGGTGTGCTGGGCGTTTTGGCTGGCACAATCGGCACCATGCAGGCATCAGAAGTAATCAAACTGATTACTGGCATTGGAAAACCGCTTATCAACTCGCTTTTAACTTACAATATGCTTGATCATCAGCTTTACGAAGTTGCCCTTTCTCCCGCAAGGGGAACCTATAAACTCCCGGCAACGGAAAATGAATTTCTAAAAATGAATTACGATTACACCAACGAAACACAAACGCATACGTTTATAGAGATCGACACCGATAAAATGGATGCGCTGATTGAAGCAGGCTCAACACTGCTTATTGATGTTCGGGAGGCACATGAGTCTCCGGCATTAGATCCAACGAAATACCAAAAGGCACCTATGTCGTCCTTTAATCAGTTTCTTAGCGGTGATGTTGAAGCAAAAAACCTCGTTCTGATTTGTCAACACGGAATCAGGAGCATAACAGCAGCCGAGGCACTGAAAGATAAATACCAAACAACAAAAAATATATTCAGTCTTAAAGGCGGCATAGCGAGATACAGACACTATTTTAAGAATTAATGATGGGCGATAAAAAGATCAAAAACATATTTGTTGATGGAGCAATACCAACGGCGCTAATAGCCGATAGCATTGCAAAGCACAGCAGTAAAACGGATATCGGCGGGCACAGTATTTTTTTGGGGCAAATTAGAGCCGATAAAGTCGATGGAAAAGTAGTATCAGCCATTGAATACACCGCTTACCAGGAATTGGCGCTCGAAAAAATGCATGCGATCCGCGAAGAAATTTTTGGTAAATATCCTTTAACCTGCATGCACATTTACCACAGTTTAGGCACCGTTAAAACCGGCGAAATTTGTCTGTTCGTTTTCACTTCATCAGCCCACCGCAAACCAGCAATAGCAGCCTGCGAGGAAATTGTAGAACGATTGAAAGCCGAACTGCCTATTTGGGGCAAAGAAATTTTTGATGACAGCACGCATCAATGGAAAGAGAATATTTAAGTTGGAGTTACTAACATCTATTTTCTAAAAAATATAAATGACATTAAAATTTGTAATATAAATCTGCGACCACATCGGCCCATAAAGAACGTAACTTTTATGTAGCCTATGCATCCATGTGGTCAATTTTAAGATTGCGCACTAATATAGCTGACACCTACAACAGAACACACATTGATGTGCTTTGACTATCTGCCATCAGCAGAATTAACACTTAAAAAAACATGGTAAATATCACCCATAAATCAAATACATTACGCATTGCTGTTGCAACCGCCACAATAACCGTATCGAAGCCAGAAACTATCGCGGCAATTGAGCAGCGAAAAGTACCCAAAGGTGATGTTTTTGAGTTTGCACGGGCCGCTGGTTTATTGGGCGTAAAAAAAACCAGCGATGTAATTCCCGATTGCCATCCGCTACCTGTAGAGTTTACCGCCATTACCTACCATATTGAAAATTTAAGCATCATTATTTCCGTTGAGGTTCACACCATCTATAAAACAGGCGTTGAGGTTGAGGCCATGCATGGGGCATCAGTAACCGCATTAACCATGTACGATATGCTTAAGCCAATTGATAAGGGCGTGGAAATATCGGCTATCAAACTCCTTAAAAAATCGGGAGGCAAAACCGATTTCAAAGTAAACGATTACCAACACATCAAGGCGGGTGTAGTGGTTTGCTCCGATTCTATTTCAGCGGGCAACGGAGAAGACAGATCGGGTAAAAGTATCATTTCTAAATTGGAGCAATACGGCATCGAAACACTCGCTTACGATATTATCGAAGATGATTTTGATCTCATTCAACAAAAAACAAAGCAGCTTGCCGCCAAAGTACAGTTATTGATTTTTACAGGCGGTACGGGCCTTTCTCCTCGTGATGTTACCGTAGATGCCGTTTCGCCACTGATCGAAAAAACAATTGACGGCATCATGGAAACGGCGAGAAGATACGGACAAGACCGGATGCCTTTTGCCATGTTATCGCGTGGTGTTGCCGGATTGATCGGCCAAACGTTAGTGCTCACCCTGCCGGGATCAGCAAAAGGTGCTGCCGAAAGCATAGACGCTATCTTTCCGCAGGTTTTACACTTGTTTAAGGTGATGGAAGGCGGCAGACACTAACCTGCCAATAATTTGAACGTTGTTATTTGCACCCGTATTTTGTCGCGATTAACCATTTTAG from Pedobacter endophyticus includes:
- a CDS encoding response regulator transcription factor translates to MGKRVCVLEDDQGIREIIEFLLSEENYEVAGFSNIADFMVNARNVIPDLFLLDVMLPDGSGMDVCDLLKSSARTENVPVLMMSAHAALSDVKNGCKAQDFISKPFDIYDLLKRVDRQLKD
- a CDS encoding XdhC family protein; translation: MKEIRDILIRYEAASKAGKKSALATVVKVEGSSYRRAGARMLVTEDGQLTGAISGGCLEGDALRKALTAILQQENKLITYDTTDEDDAKFGIQLGCNGIVHILFEPVSPEMELNPIKLLELLQQKRENAVLVTLFSHSNKNQLGTTLLYRKDETYAKSASGFDKLIQGDIVAAFENEMSAFKPYENETEAFIEFIPPPLSLIVAGAGNDAQPLVNIASILGWEITVVDGRPTHANSLRFPNAHRIIMQKAENVLPHLSIDNRTACVLMTHNYNYDSTLLNDLLKTNIRYIGALGPKKKLNKMLDELNKGTSEAFKNLYGPVGLDIGAETAEEIAVSIAAEIKMVFTGGTAQSLRKKKQPIHLHVVE
- a CDS encoding nucleotidyltransferase family protein, which codes for MVQTGIVILAAGSSSRLGKPKQLLAIDGKTLLQRVCDAATAAQLAPIVVVLGANADKILPQDNDSQINFVVNSNWAQGMSSSITAGLKRIAAHESQVKSVIISVCDQPYISSELFTSLINKHNETKKGIIASQYGGTIGTPVLFARKYFEDLMLLTGENGAKGLITMQATDLATISFEQGNIDIDTESDYQSLLNKQHD
- the moaA gene encoding GTP 3',8-cyclase MoaA, which translates into the protein MIKDSFGRVHDYLRISLTDNCNFRCFYCMPEEEYDFTPASRLMQTDEIIKIATLFVAQGVKKIRLTGGEPLVRKDAAAIITALGKLPVELVITTNGTRIAEMLPTLIEANIKTVNISLDTLQPEKFMLITRRDVFHQVRSNIELLLQHKIAVKINMVVMKGLNDNEIVDFIAWTKHNPIQVRFIEFMPFTGNKWTSNKMFSLDEILAVVAREYTLLPVAAEPNDTAKHFMIPGHEGSFAVISTMTAPFCSTCNRMRLTADGKLKNCLFSQGETDLLTPLRNNQEILPLIEASIWSKAKELGGQLGSHFEKLDAELITNRSMITIGG
- a CDS encoding molybdopterin molybdotransferase MoeA, giving the protein MITVNEAKQLVENNVLPLPLKRVPIAEAAGRTLASNVYAICHIPAFAQSSMDGYALKFSDKDQPLDVNGEMAAGTAVKIKINSGETARIFTGAPLPDGADTVVMQEKVTIIGNKIKIEDEKLTQGSNVRNMGAEIKAGELAMEAGSFLSPAAIGFLAGIGIAEVDVFPAPKLAIIVTGKELQTPGKDLAFGQVYESNSFSLTAALKNEGINEIEVFSADDDLQALQNVLEKALAANDVVLLTGGVSVGDYDFVLEASALCNVKQIFHKVKQKPGKPLFFGTKDGKVVFGLPGNPSSVLNCYYNYVVPALKLLSQQESKITEIEATLAADYEKPAGLTHFLKATYTRGLATPLTAQESFRLSSFAQANCLIILEQDRSHFKKGESIKVVLIN
- a CDS encoding MoaD/ThiS family protein encodes the protein MQIQLVTFGKITEIIPTQQFKVGTISDTDGLRALLQETFPALGQMKYALAVNKKLVQANIEFAEDAVIAIMPPFSGG
- a CDS encoding ThiF family adenylyltransferase; this translates as METERYSRQIILKGFGLSAQQKLSQATVLVIGAGGLGCPALQYLAAAGVGHIGIIDDDTVSLSNLHRQILFSTADIDTFKAETAKRKLQALNPDISVVSYTQRLNQNNILELLGRYDYIVDATDNFESRYLINDACALLQKPLIFAAVSGYEGQLAVFNVLHDGQTTNYRDLFPIPPAQGEIPNCAENGVLGVLAGTIGTMQASEVIKLITGIGKPLINSLLTYNMLDHQLYEVALSPARGTYKLPATENEFLKMNYDYTNETQTHTFIEIDTDKMDALIEAGSTLLIDVREAHESPALDPTKYQKAPMSSFNQFLSGDVEAKNLVLICQHGIRSITAAEALKDKYQTTKNIFSLKGGIARYRHYFKN
- a CDS encoding molybdenum cofactor biosynthesis protein MoaE translates to MMGDKKIKNIFVDGAIPTALIADSIAKHSSKTDIGGHSIFLGQIRADKVDGKVVSAIEYTAYQELALEKMHAIREEIFGKYPLTCMHIYHSLGTVKTGEICLFVFTSSAHRKPAIAACEEIVERLKAELPIWGKEIFDDSTHQWKENI
- the moaCB gene encoding bifunctional molybdenum cofactor biosynthesis protein MoaC/MoaB, with the protein product MVNITHKSNTLRIAVATATITVSKPETIAAIEQRKVPKGDVFEFARAAGLLGVKKTSDVIPDCHPLPVEFTAITYHIENLSIIISVEVHTIYKTGVEVEAMHGASVTALTMYDMLKPIDKGVEISAIKLLKKSGGKTDFKVNDYQHIKAGVVVCSDSISAGNGEDRSGKSIISKLEQYGIETLAYDIIEDDFDLIQQKTKQLAAKVQLLIFTGGTGLSPRDVTVDAVSPLIEKTIDGIMETARRYGQDRMPFAMLSRGVAGLIGQTLVLTLPGSAKGAAESIDAIFPQVLHLFKVMEGGRH